From a single Cytophagales bacterium WSM2-2 genomic region:
- a CDS encoding peptidase M24: MASRKKIYLISGSAFLLIAVALTLSFFFKLFPKSVEDKPVVDSTLLQASVEKAVFKYGIQINGLEVKENTVKRNQRFIDLLEGSFVKPEVMHQLTLLPRDVFDFRKITSSKKYALIHQGDSLKTAVALVYEPNPVEYVVFRLQDSLVVENHEREIKTEEKTLAGVITTSLYESIESRNISRELTNRFVDVFGWQVDFQHLQKGDRYKVIYEENSVEGQPYSIGKILGVYFEHLGRGYYAFPFDQGEGTDYFDEEGKSLRKALLRYPIEFSRITSGYSFRRFHPITKVYTPHLGIDFAAMVGTPIRSVGDGIIQEAQYGANNGYYVKIRHNGTYSTAYLHMSRFATGVRAGTRVKMGQTIGYVGTTGLSTGPHLCYRLWRNGAQVDALRIDLPPSKPLDKKRWKEFDDVMVLTTLKLQAISFENEPSVASAQ; encoded by the coding sequence TTGGCTTCGCGCAAGAAAATCTATCTAATCTCGGGATCAGCATTTTTGTTGATCGCTGTAGCTCTTACTCTCTCCTTTTTTTTCAAGCTCTTTCCAAAATCAGTTGAGGATAAGCCAGTAGTCGATTCTACGCTACTACAGGCCTCTGTTGAAAAAGCAGTCTTCAAATACGGAATTCAAATTAATGGACTCGAGGTAAAAGAGAACACCGTTAAGCGAAACCAACGCTTCATTGATTTACTCGAGGGGAGTTTTGTGAAGCCTGAAGTGATGCATCAACTCACACTGCTTCCGCGTGATGTATTTGATTTCCGAAAGATCACCTCTTCAAAGAAATATGCGCTGATCCATCAGGGGGATTCACTTAAAACAGCAGTGGCGCTAGTGTACGAACCAAACCCGGTAGAGTATGTTGTTTTCCGCCTGCAGGATTCATTGGTTGTTGAGAATCATGAGCGGGAAATTAAAACGGAAGAAAAAACGCTGGCGGGTGTTATTACAACTTCACTCTATGAAAGTATTGAATCGAGAAATATCTCTCGTGAGTTGACCAATCGATTTGTTGACGTATTTGGATGGCAGGTAGACTTTCAACACCTACAGAAAGGCGATCGTTATAAAGTTATTTATGAAGAGAACTCGGTGGAGGGCCAGCCTTATAGCATCGGTAAAATTTTAGGAGTTTATTTTGAACACCTGGGCAGGGGCTATTACGCATTTCCATTTGATCAGGGTGAAGGCACTGACTATTTCGATGAAGAAGGGAAAAGCTTGCGCAAAGCTTTATTAAGATATCCAATTGAATTTTCTCGCATTACCTCAGGCTATTCATTCCGTAGATTTCACCCGATTACGAAAGTTTATACTCCGCATTTGGGAATCGATTTTGCAGCCATGGTGGGCACACCTATTCGTTCGGTTGGGGATGGGATCATACAGGAAGCCCAATACGGTGCGAACAATGGCTACTACGTAAAAATCCGTCACAATGGGACCTACTCAACAGCTTATCTGCATATGTCGAGGTTTGCCACGGGTGTTCGTGCCGGCACGAGGGTAAAGATGGGGCAAACAATTGGTTACGTAGGAACAACAGGCCTTTCAACCGGTCCACATCTGTGCTATCGTCTGTGGCGAAACGGAGCTCAAGTCGATGCATTGCGAATTGATCTTCCTCCATCAAAACCGCTGGACAAAAAACGCTGGAAGGAATTTGATGACGTAATGGTATTAACCACATTGAAACTTCAGGCCATCTCATTCGAGAATGAGCCCTCTGTTGCGAGCGCTCAATAG
- a CDS encoding thiol:disulfide interchange protein: protein MRSRFLLSLFLLSVGTFSFGQILKPAKWITDASSREAKIGDEITLIFKATIDQSWYLYSSEFQCEDPIKISFAFQADKSFELIGKIEPINPIEKYDKVFECNVKIFKEKAEFRQKIKVLASPLKISGSFDYQVCTELTGQCVPGDEDFTFDNIRVTAGKTQAKPKVEEKQASVEKPSAIDSSSQKKQTPTYQLSTTVDGPRIDPTLVQGDVRQQSFAGFFLLAFLAGLAALLTPCVFPMIPMTVSFFTGRGTKFQALMYGASIIIIYSIIGALLAPLMGPETANHLSTEWLPNLIFFSVFIVFGLSFLGLFEITLPSSFVNKVDQQADKGGLTGVFFMAFTLVLVSFSCTGPLVGSILVSSAGGEFLKPIVGMFAFSLAFAIPFTTFAFFPNWLKSLPKSGGWLNTVKVVLGFVEIALAFKFLSIADQAFHWRILDREVNLAIWIVVAVLIGLYLMKAFRMPGDTGKDAEEKTVSVLRLSMAIIVFSFVVYLVPGMWGAPLKSLAGYLPPMSTHDFDLLAANRKDTPNQICDAPKYAEFLHLPHGINGYFDYKQALACARQQNKPLFIDFTGHGCTNCREMEARVWSDPQVLKRLKEDYVVVALYVDDKTELPETEWYTSKYDKKIKKTIGKQNADLQIANLNNNAQPFYVLVGQDERVLVSPKPYDLNVDHFVKFLEEGKQKYKSLYN from the coding sequence ATGCGGTCACGATTTCTTTTAAGTCTTTTTCTGCTTTCAGTCGGAACTTTTTCTTTCGGACAAATATTAAAACCAGCTAAATGGATTACCGATGCTTCTTCACGCGAAGCAAAAATCGGAGATGAAATCACGCTGATTTTTAAAGCTACCATTGATCAAAGCTGGTACTTGTATTCTTCAGAATTTCAGTGTGAAGATCCAATCAAAATCTCGTTTGCATTTCAAGCCGACAAAAGTTTTGAACTCATTGGTAAAATAGAACCGATCAACCCGATCGAGAAATACGATAAAGTATTCGAATGCAACGTTAAAATTTTCAAGGAGAAAGCGGAGTTCAGGCAAAAAATAAAGGTGCTTGCTTCACCGCTAAAAATCTCCGGTAGTTTCGACTACCAGGTGTGTACTGAACTTACAGGGCAGTGCGTGCCTGGTGACGAAGATTTTACTTTTGACAACATCAGGGTCACAGCTGGGAAAACTCAAGCGAAACCCAAAGTTGAAGAGAAGCAAGCATCAGTTGAAAAACCATCAGCTATTGATTCCTCTTCACAAAAAAAACAAACGCCAACTTATCAGCTATCAACAACTGTCGATGGTCCGCGCATTGACCCAACCCTTGTACAGGGTGATGTTCGGCAACAATCTTTTGCAGGGTTTTTCCTACTCGCCTTTTTAGCCGGACTCGCAGCGCTTCTCACACCTTGTGTCTTCCCGATGATACCGATGACTGTAAGTTTTTTTACCGGTCGCGGCACAAAATTTCAAGCATTGATGTACGGAGCCTCCATCATTATTATTTACTCTATCATAGGTGCTTTGCTCGCTCCATTAATGGGACCCGAGACGGCAAACCACCTCTCCACAGAATGGCTGCCCAACCTGATTTTCTTTTCTGTATTTATCGTTTTCGGATTGTCATTCCTTGGATTATTTGAAATCACGTTGCCCAGTTCATTCGTGAATAAAGTAGATCAGCAAGCTGATAAAGGCGGACTGACGGGAGTATTTTTCATGGCGTTTACGCTTGTACTCGTTTCATTTTCGTGCACGGGTCCGTTGGTGGGAAGTATTCTCGTATCATCCGCAGGCGGAGAGTTTTTAAAACCGATCGTGGGCATGTTTGCATTCTCGCTCGCTTTTGCTATTCCTTTCACCACGTTTGCTTTTTTTCCGAATTGGTTGAAGTCGTTACCTAAATCAGGAGGTTGGCTCAACACAGTGAAAGTAGTTTTAGGGTTCGTTGAGATTGCGCTTGCATTTAAATTCCTGAGCATTGCTGATCAGGCGTTTCATTGGAGAATTCTTGATCGTGAAGTCAACCTCGCGATATGGATAGTGGTTGCTGTTTTGATTGGACTCTACTTGATGAAAGCTTTCCGCATGCCAGGCGACACGGGAAAAGATGCCGAAGAGAAAACGGTGAGCGTATTACGACTGTCAATGGCGATCATCGTGTTCTCATTTGTTGTTTACCTCGTGCCAGGAATGTGGGGAGCACCTCTCAAATCGTTAGCTGGTTATTTACCTCCAATGTCAACACACGATTTTGACTTATTAGCTGCGAATAGAAAAGATACACCCAATCAAATTTGTGATGCGCCTAAGTACGCAGAATTTTTACACCTGCCTCACGGAATTAATGGCTACTTCGACTACAAACAAGCATTGGCTTGCGCGAGACAACAAAATAAACCGCTGTTCATAGATTTTACAGGTCATGGTTGCACAAATTGTCGCGAGATGGAAGCACGCGTGTGGAGTGATCCACAAGTGTTGAAAAGATTAAAAGAGGATTATGTAGTTGTTGCGCTTTACGTAGATGACAAAACTGAATTGCCTGAGACGGAATGGTACACTTCGAAATATGATAAAAAAATAAAGAAGACAATCGGCAAACAAAATGCAGATCTTCAGATTGCAAACCTCAACAATAACGCGCAACCTTTTTACGTTCTCGTGGGGCAAGATGAGCGCGTTTTGGTATCCCCCAAACCGTATGATTTAAACGTAGACCACTTTGTGAAATTCTTAGAAGAAGGAAAACAGAAGTATAAGTCGCTTTACAATTGA